One Salvia splendens isolate huo1 unplaced genomic scaffold, SspV2 ctg750, whole genome shotgun sequence genomic region harbors:
- the LOC121791223 gene encoding putative late blight resistance protein homolog R1B-14 produces MGEKYVQQLYNSSPKDDEEDEGDVHCGEKMVGLVYEFNKLKHRLRISWLKSTQVTALVGMPGIGKTTLARTLLEDPKTEEHFDCRVWLKVGKESRFKEIPRRILAELNGETVVEGDEDAIAMRLKESLKDKRYLIVLDDVWDRYMMYHLHPPFPHERNELKSALHDETNGSQVVFTTRLQQLDDYGARHSKDVMMVRFLNEEESWDLLSEKVFGEKSCSFQLEKVGKKIAKKCDGLPLMIVAVANLLAKEERTVECWGEIAAHKNHPIFMDAYHDISKVLLPSYKYLPRLLQMCFLYMGVFPRNDHVSRSKLMNMWRVDGFLEENAHESLYPSAEKCLDELVSNSLVMVYQTTLDHSGRLGAKQIKTCGLHSSLWHLSNQEAMKIKFSYVLKTISDAFEEGVESQCRLSFHNNILFGIIEVCESVAEKCATTAHSLLCYGPYQKYQVPICSGLGLLRKLDALTICFYEFPMEVLELVQLRYLAFTLNGELPASISRLTNLQFLIVGRHLSIKSSEGPLHLPKEIWDMKELKQLQVIGSDLPDPCGASLESLLTLSGVSAESCNEAILKSVPNLKKLGIQISLEDDDIGSSLSVFDHIPHLTNLISLKCVITNPEVVVPVLAPMSIFPQNLTKLSLSGMGYPWKETSKISSLRLTVLKLRNYAFQGPEWEVEEGAFDRLTILIIEDTDLEDWKIGQGGLDDLETLTMKHCYNLERIHGVFGGIKLIDCNPSGAEQMKKATQDWKVEVHSSWDDKK; encoded by the coding sequence ATGGGGGAGAAATACGTCCAACAATTGTACAACTCTTCGCCCAAGgacgatgaagaagatgaaggtgACGTTCATTGCGGTGAAAAGATGGTTGGATTAGTTTACGAGTTCAATAAACTCAAGCATAGGCTCCGAATCAGTTGGTTGAAGAGCACGCAGGTAACTGCCCTAGTTGGGATGCCTGGCATCGGCAAAACTACTCTTGCTAGGACGCTTCTCGAAGATCCGAAAACGGAGGAACACTTCGACTGTCGTGTGTGGCTGAAAGTAGGCAAAGAAAGCCGATTCAAGGAGATTCCAAGGCGAATTCTGGCAGAGTTGAATGGTGAGACCGTTGTGGAAGGAGATGAAGATGCAATAGCTATGCGGTTGAAAGAGAGTTTGAAGGATAAGAGATACCTCATTGTGCTGGATGATGTCTGGGACAGATACATGATGTATCACCTGCATCCTCCGTTTCCACACGAGAGAAATGAACTGAAAAGTGCTCTACACGACGAGACTAATGGAAGCCAGGTCGTCTTTACGACAAGGCTGCAGCAGTTGGATGATTATGGTGCTAGGCATTCGAAAGATGTGATGATGGTGAGATttttgaatgaggaagaaagttGGGATCTTCTCAGTGAGAAGGTGTTTGGTGAAAAGTCCTGCTCTTTCCAACTTGAGAAGGTTGGGAAGAAAATCGCGAAGAAATGTGATGGATTACCTCTCATGATTGTCGCGGTTGCTAACCTGTTAGCCAAAGAGGAGAGGACTGTGGAATGCTGGGGTGAGATTGCAGCTCATAAGAATCATCCTATTTTCATGGATGCATATCATGATATATCAAAGGTGTTACTTCCGAGTTACAAGTACTTACCTCGCCTTCTGCAAATGTGTTTTCTCTACATGGGAGTTTTCCCTCGGAATGATCACGTATCACGATCCAAGCTCATGAACATGTGGCGTGTAGATGGATTTCTTGAAGAAAATGCACATGAATCTCTATATCCTAGTGCAGAGAAGTGTTTGGATGAGCTTGTTTCAAATAGTCTTGTCATGGTCTACCAAACCACCCTAGATCATTCGGGGCGATTAGGTGCTAAACAGATAAAAACTTGTGGCCTTCATTCTTCTCTATGGCACTTGTCTAACCAAGAAGCTATGAAGATCAAATTTTCGTATGTCTTGAAAACTATCAGTGATGCTTttgaagaaggagttgaaagcCAATGCAGGCTAtccttccacaacaacattcTATTTGGCATCATAGAAGTGTGTGAATCAGTTGCGGAGAAGTGTGCAACAACTGCACATTCCCTCCTGTGTTATGGGCCATATCAGAAATATCAAGTGCCGATATGTTCTGGTTTGGGATTGCTTCGGAAACTCGATGCTCTTACAATCTGTTTCTACGAGTTCCCAATGGAGGTTCTGGAATTAGTACAACTAAGATACCTAGCTTTCACTTTGAACGGGGAGCTCCCTGCTTCCATATCCCGACTCACAAACCTTCAGTTCTTGATTGTGGGTCGCCATTTGAGCATCAAATCGAGTGAAGGCCCGTTGCACCTGCCCAAGGAGATATGGGATATGAAGGAACTGAAGCAACTTCAGGTCATCGGCAGTGACTTGCCAGATCCTTGCGGTGCTTCCTTGGAAAGCTTGTTGACACTTTCAGGTGTAAGTGCTGAGAGTTGCAATGAGGCTATTTTAAAATCAGTTCCTAATCTGAAGAAATTAGGAATCCAGATTAGTTTGGAAGATGATGATATTGGTAGCAGCTTAAGCGTGTTTGATCATATTCCCCATCTCACCAACCTAATATCACTCAAATGTGTCATAACGAATCCTGAGGTGGTTGTTCCCGTGCTTGCTCCAATGTCAATTTTTCCACAAAATTTGACAAAGTTGAGCTTGAGCGGCATGGGCTACCCCTGGAAAGAAACGAGCAAGATTTCATCACTGCGTCTTACAGTGCTGAAATTGCGAAATTATGCTTTTCAAGGTCCAGAGTGGGAAGTAGAAGAGGGTGCATTCGATCGTCTTACAATTCTTATTATTGAAGACACTGATCTGGAGGACTGGAAAATTGGGCAGGGAGGCTTAGATGACCTTGAAACCCTTACCATGAAGCACTGTTACAATCTGGAAAGGATTCATGGGGTATTTGGAGGAATTAAGCTAATTGACTGCAACCCTTCAGGTGCAGAGCAGATGAAGAAGGCTACTCAAGACTGGAAGGTAGAGGTTCATTCTTCATGGGACGACAAGAAGTGA